The window GGTTCAAGATTGAAGCCGAGCATGATACCGGACTGTGGGCCGTCCCTGAGTCGCTGGGCGAGTAGGGTCAGAACCTCATCAATCGAACGGGCCGGGGCAAGGGAAACGTAAACGTGCTCCAGTCCGAGTTCGAGTGGATGGGTGTGAGCGTCAAGGAACCCAGGGCAGATAAGGGGCAAACCCGGACGCAAGTCCGTCGCAAGCGGCCTGACCGAGACAATGTGGCCGTCCTTTGCGACGACCCGGCCATGGAACGGTTTGGCGTCCGGACCGGTGATGACGCTGCCAATAACTTCGTCAAGCCCTGACGGGAATAACATCTGTTCCCTTGGTCCTGTAGTCTCGGGGTTGTCGCCGGTTTGAGCGGCCGAGCCGGTCGTTGCGTTCATCCGCGTTTTCTCTCCAACCGGGTCACGACCTCAACGTGAAACGTTTGCGGAAACATGTCGGTCGGCTCCACATCGGTTGTCTGGTATCCGAGTTCCTCGAACAGTTTCAGATCCCGGGCGAGGGTCGCAGGATTGCACGATACATACACCACGCGGTCCGGTCTGAGTCTAGTGATGTGTTTGATCGTGGCTGGGCTGGCGCCTTTGCGCGGTGGATCAAGCACGACAATGTCAGCCCGGTCAATTGAGGCGATCACGTTGTCTACATCGCCGGCGATGAACTCGACGTTGTCGGCGCCCGCCAGCTCGGCATTGAACCTTGCGTCCGCAATTGCGCTGCCTTCGATTTCGCAGCCCACGACCTTACCGACGAACCCGGCCAGAATGATGGTCAGCATGCCGACTCCGGAGTACAGATCAAGTACGGTCTCGCCACCGGTCGGCGCACAGTAGCGGAGCACCTTGCGGCACAATTCCTCGGCTTGGCCGGTGTTGACCTGGAAGAAAGACAGAGGCGAGACTCGGAAACTCTTGTCGAGCACCTGGAAGTGAAGCTCAGCCCGACCGGCCAAAAGTACCGTTCTGTTGCCGAGAATGCGGTTGGTCCGGTCAGGGTTCACGGTCTGAACAATGCCTGATACTCCAGCAAGCGCAGCGAGCCGTTCGACAAGCAACGGCTTGATGTTCTGGGTTCGGGTCGAGACGGTGACTACGGTCTCTGTGCCCGAGGTCCTGAACACCAGGTGGCGGATGTTACCTTTGTGGTTTCGCTCGTCGTAAGCGGTCTCGTCAGCCGCGAAAATTGCCTCGACTGCACCAGCCCGTATCCGGTCAAGTGCTTCGGGATGCAAGAGGCAGGTCGGAATATCCAGAAGGACATGCGAATCTTGTCGGTAGAACCCAACCTTCGGCCGCGAGGGGGCTCTGTCTGCCCTTGCCGCTGTCTGTTCCTGTTCAGGGGTAGAGGATGGGGTCAAGGAAGCGGAGGAATCTTGCCGCAGGGCCTGATTCGGTTCCTGCGGCTGGACCGGGTACTGGGTCTTGTTGCGGTAGCGCCATGGTTCAGAATGGCCCGAGATGTTCCGCACTGGCACGAACACGCGGCCGATGCGCTGCAGCGCATCGTTTACGATCAGTTTCTTGACTATGAGCTGACCTTCGTAGCTCAGGTGCTGGAGTTGGCATCCGCCACACGCGCCGTAGAACGGGCAGGGGGCCGGTACGCGGATTGGGGAGGGTTCAAGAATCTCGGCGATTTGGGCAACCGCATAGTCCTTCTTGCGGACAGTTATCCGGGCCCGGACTCGCTCCTGCGGCGCGGCGAACGGTACGAACACTTTGAGTCCGTCGAGCTGGGCCAGACCGGTGCCGCCGGCCACGATGCGGTCAACTACCAGTTCTACCACGCAGTGATGACCCGGCGCACGGTTTCTGTAGCCAGCTTTTCCATCAACCTTATTGCAGCGACCTCCTCGGTCTCAGTGTCGGGGTTATAAGTTACCTTGGCTGTGACCGGGCCGGAGAAAAATGTTTCGTCCCGCACCTGGTCTTCGGCTTCGACCTGGGCTGTGCCAGAAAGCTCATAGGCTGAGAT is drawn from candidate division WOR-3 bacterium and contains these coding sequences:
- the rlmD gene encoding 23S rRNA (uracil(1939)-C(5))-methyltransferase RlmD, which produces MVELVVDRIVAGGTGLAQLDGLKVFVPFAAPQERVRARITVRKKDYAVAQIAEILEPSPIRVPAPCPFYGACGGCQLQHLSYEGQLIVKKLIVNDALQRIGRVFVPVRNISGHSEPWRYRNKTQYPVQPQEPNQALRQDSSASLTPSSTPEQEQTAARADRAPSRPKVGFYRQDSHVLLDIPTCLLHPEALDRIRAGAVEAIFAADETAYDERNHKGNIRHLVFRTSGTETVVTVSTRTQNIKPLLVERLAALAGVSGIVQTVNPDRTNRILGNRTVLLAGRAELHFQVLDKSFRVSPLSFFQVNTGQAEELCRKVLRYCAPTGGETVLDLYSGVGMLTIILAGFVGKVVGCEIEGSAIADARFNAELAGADNVEFIAGDVDNVIASIDRADIVVLDPPRKGASPATIKHITRLRPDRVVYVSCNPATLARDLKLFEELGYQTTDVEPTDMFPQTFHVEVVTRLERKRG